One Flexivirga aerilata DNA segment encodes these proteins:
- a CDS encoding VOC family protein — protein MTTTTPRELPGHQAHDPHSGVHSEQGGLPGEHPGRHRNPVIKVRDLAWLEFAKPDLAAAERFAHAFGFVTAATSPDELQLRGTDPGSPCVIVRKRRESRFLGPTFRAADATDLLRLAAAHRTTVRPLPESIGGVGVELVDPSGLPVRVVADTHELPRLPAQAPLALNLGGEARRVNATQRPLRAPARVQRLGHVVLQSTRYGEALDWYLENLGLIVSDFLYYEGQRHRGPTMSFIRCDRGDEPADHHTLAMNLGPSNRYVHSAYQVADLDAMAAGGQYLLDEGYRRSWGIGRHIQGSQLFDYWRDPDGFLVEHFADGDLFDCHLTPGWAPMSASGLAQWGPPATPDFLGVAPGKDALAEARSIIRSLREDNEFDLERLRGLLKVASS, from the coding sequence ATGACGACGACGACCCCGCGCGAACTCCCCGGGCACCAGGCTCACGACCCGCACAGCGGCGTCCACTCCGAACAGGGCGGCCTGCCCGGCGAACACCCCGGCCGGCACCGCAACCCGGTCATCAAGGTGCGCGACCTCGCCTGGCTCGAGTTCGCCAAGCCCGACCTGGCCGCGGCCGAGCGCTTCGCGCACGCCTTCGGCTTCGTGACGGCCGCGACATCGCCCGACGAACTCCAGCTGCGCGGCACCGATCCGGGCAGCCCGTGCGTGATCGTCCGCAAACGCCGCGAGAGCCGGTTCCTCGGCCCGACCTTCCGCGCCGCAGACGCCACCGACCTGCTCCGGCTGGCCGCTGCGCACCGGACCACGGTGCGACCGCTGCCGGAGTCGATCGGCGGCGTCGGGGTCGAGCTGGTCGACCCGAGCGGTCTGCCCGTCCGGGTCGTCGCCGACACCCACGAACTCCCCCGGCTCCCTGCCCAGGCGCCCTTGGCGCTCAACCTCGGCGGCGAGGCTCGCCGCGTCAACGCCACGCAACGGCCGCTGCGCGCACCGGCCAGGGTGCAACGACTCGGGCACGTGGTGCTGCAGTCGACCCGGTATGGCGAGGCGCTCGACTGGTACCTCGAGAACCTCGGGCTGATCGTCAGCGACTTCCTCTATTACGAGGGGCAGCGGCACCGCGGGCCGACCATGAGCTTCATCCGCTGCGACCGGGGCGACGAACCGGCCGACCACCACACGCTCGCGATGAACCTCGGCCCCTCCAACCGTTACGTGCACTCGGCCTACCAGGTCGCCGACCTCGACGCGATGGCCGCGGGTGGGCAGTACCTGCTGGACGAGGGCTACCGGCGGTCCTGGGGCATCGGCCGGCACATCCAGGGCAGCCAGCTGTTCGACTACTGGCGCGACCCGGACGGCTTCCTCGTCGAACATTTCGCCGACGGCGACCTGTTCGACTGCCACCTCACTCCGGGCTGGGCCCCGATGTCCGCCTCCGGCCTGGCCCAGTGGGGGCCGCCTGCCACCCCCGACTTCCTCGGTGTCGCTCCGGGCAAGGATGCGCTCGCCGAGGCCCGTTCCATCATCCGATCCCTGCGCGAGGACAACGAGTTCGACCTCGAACGCCTCCGCGGCCTGCTGAAAGTTGCCTCCTCATGA
- a CDS encoding TetR/AcrR family transcriptional regulator, translated as MESSRLDRRKAHTRAALIRSAQEFLAEGNSAATIREITDRADVGFGSFYNHFASKEDLFDAAVLATLDMFDEWRAVATVGLTEPAELFATSYRFALVLVRSQPLVARLALAVGPRILTIDRGFRQGALADLTAGVAQGRFVGDPQHLFMMVGGAFLGTAQLLLEDEDLDAESTATDLARRVLLMLGLDRREAERISAIELPPAPQA; from the coding sequence ATGGAGTCCTCACGCCTCGATCGCCGTAAGGCGCACACCCGGGCCGCCCTCATCCGATCGGCGCAGGAGTTCCTGGCCGAGGGCAACTCGGCCGCCACGATCCGGGAGATCACCGACCGGGCCGATGTCGGCTTCGGGTCGTTCTACAACCACTTCGCATCCAAGGAGGACCTGTTCGACGCCGCCGTGCTGGCGACGCTCGACATGTTCGACGAGTGGCGCGCGGTGGCGACCGTCGGACTCACCGAGCCCGCGGAGTTGTTCGCCACCAGCTACCGGTTCGCGCTGGTGCTGGTGCGATCCCAGCCGCTGGTCGCACGGCTGGCACTGGCGGTCGGCCCCCGGATCCTGACGATCGACCGCGGGTTCCGGCAGGGAGCGCTGGCGGACCTGACGGCCGGCGTGGCGCAGGGACGATTCGTCGGAGACCCGCAGCACCTGTTCATGATGGTGGGCGGGGCGTTCCTCGGCACCGCGCAACTGCTGCTCGAGGACGAGGACCTCGACGCGGAGTCGACCGCGACCGACCTCGCCCGGCGGGTGCTGCTCATGCTCGGCCTGGACCGGCGCGAGGCCGAACGCATCAGCGCGATCGAGCTTCCCCCGGCGCCCCAGGCGTAA
- a CDS encoding DUF4331 family protein translates to MADHFSGPRILIDPASDVADVYTFPSPDRPGRLVLALDVFPAAAPAARFSDALVYRFRVRPVARDGQGFSVGDQEYTLDVTFDAPGASAGSEPSAQTGTCTLPGGEQLRFPVDEPTETGGVRIFAGPRLDPFFIDLKGVLATDAIEQLAFQPEGASNALQGANVLAIVIEIDPAAVFGPDAGPLLGVVGETVIAGGRPTRLERMGRPEIKNVILASKKFDQVNRDLEIRDLYNEEDAFAVRPDYEGAYRARFDANLAFFDRLAGDIVWPPGEHGTHPLTDLLFADFLVVDTSKPFSESSSFEIERAALVGREHTTCGGRAPNDDIVDTLYTLLVNGVDGERISDGVDQATRPATHTFPYLVAPNPTPPDAMTVLRSLLPPAAEEPAP, encoded by the coding sequence ATGGCTGACCACTTCTCCGGACCACGGATTCTCATCGACCCAGCCTCTGACGTGGCGGACGTCTACACCTTCCCCAGCCCGGACCGCCCCGGTCGTCTCGTCCTGGCGCTCGATGTGTTCCCTGCGGCCGCCCCGGCGGCGCGCTTCTCGGACGCGCTCGTCTACCGCTTCCGAGTACGACCCGTCGCACGGGACGGGCAGGGCTTCTCCGTCGGTGACCAGGAATACACCCTCGACGTCACCTTCGACGCTCCGGGCGCGAGCGCGGGCAGCGAGCCGTCGGCGCAGACCGGCACGTGCACGCTGCCCGGCGGGGAGCAGCTCCGGTTCCCGGTCGACGAGCCGACCGAGACCGGCGGGGTGCGGATCTTCGCCGGCCCCCGCCTCGACCCGTTCTTCATCGACCTCAAGGGCGTCCTCGCGACCGACGCCATCGAGCAGCTCGCCTTCCAGCCCGAGGGCGCGTCCAATGCCCTGCAGGGCGCGAACGTCCTGGCCATCGTCATCGAGATCGACCCCGCAGCAGTCTTCGGACCCGACGCCGGTCCGCTGCTCGGGGTGGTCGGCGAGACGGTGATCGCGGGTGGCCGACCAACACGGCTGGAGCGCATGGGGCGTCCGGAGATCAAGAACGTCATCCTCGCGAGCAAGAAGTTCGACCAGGTCAACCGCGACCTGGAGATCCGGGACCTCTACAACGAGGAGGACGCCTTCGCCGTCCGACCGGACTACGAGGGCGCCTACCGTGCCCGCTTCGACGCCAACCTGGCTTTCTTCGACCGCCTTGCCGGCGACATCGTCTGGCCGCCGGGCGAGCACGGCACGCACCCCCTGACCGACCTGCTCTTCGCCGACTTTCTCGTCGTCGACACCTCCAAGCCGTTCTCCGAGAGCAGCAGCTTCGAGATCGAGCGCGCCGCACTCGTTGGGCGGGAACACACGACCTGCGGTGGCCGAGCGCCCAACGACGACATCGTGGACACCCTCTACACGCTCCTGGTCAACGGCGTCGACGGTGAGCGGATCAGCGACGGAGTCGACCAGGCGACGAGGCCCGCGACCCACACCTTCCCCTACCTGGTCGCCCCCAACCCGACGCCCCCGGACGCGATGACGGTCCTCCGCTCCCTGTTGCCGCCGGCCGCTGAAGAGCCGGCGCCGTGA
- a CDS encoding acyl-CoA synthetase: MAGPVLTGRTAWPARYDAPDDLAQIEQIPLAQRDLPATTYEALVRSAAQWPQRTAVSVMPDAEHWQQTVSRTYAELLADVHRVANVLHGLGVRRDDTVALISPNCDQLVTATLAAELAGIAAPVNSALSEQQVHRLLGVTGARVVVVASRELDAASWEHGAALARSGAVDAVVVLGPTGGASAPADAGRPADVGDTARVVDLTAEAARAHADRFDGEPPHADDLASVFHTGGTTGNPKLAAHTHRNEVVDAWSVAANTALDDDASIFAALPLFHVNALVVTLLAPILRGQRSVWAGPLGYRDPHLYGVFWKLVESRRISTMSAVPTVYAVLAGVPVDADISSMRFAIVGAAALPPGVRSAFETTTGVTLVEGYGLTEATCASARGFAAHPRPGTVGQRLPYQDLKTVRIEDDGSWTDLPAGSSGTLVITGPTVFPGYVTGREPGGRLIVEGLGKLRDGWLDTGDLARVDDDGFIHLVGRAKDLIVRGGHNLDPAVVEEALLAHPAVTGAAAVGMPDLHSGEVPVAYVSVAEPVAGGDLRAWAAGRVPEPAAAPKAVYVVDAIPMTSVGKIHKVPLRLDATCRAVRAALAAAGADDGIEDVRAELGEDGVVVTLVPRAGDGPQVSDAEVTAALAGFALAWRVLQP; this comes from the coding sequence ATGGCGGGCCCCGTCCTGACCGGGCGCACCGCGTGGCCGGCGCGGTACGACGCACCCGACGACCTGGCGCAGATCGAGCAGATCCCGCTCGCACAGCGCGACCTGCCCGCCACGACCTACGAAGCACTCGTGCGGTCCGCAGCGCAGTGGCCGCAGCGCACGGCCGTCAGCGTCATGCCCGACGCCGAGCACTGGCAGCAGACGGTGTCGCGGACGTATGCCGAACTGCTGGCCGACGTGCACCGCGTCGCCAACGTGCTCCACGGACTCGGCGTACGGCGCGACGACACGGTCGCGCTGATCAGCCCCAACTGCGACCAGCTCGTGACCGCGACGCTGGCCGCCGAGCTCGCCGGCATCGCCGCGCCCGTCAACAGCGCGCTCTCGGAGCAGCAGGTGCACCGGCTCCTCGGCGTCACGGGCGCCCGCGTGGTGGTCGTCGCCTCCCGCGAGCTCGACGCCGCGTCGTGGGAGCACGGTGCCGCGCTCGCGAGGAGCGGCGCGGTCGACGCGGTCGTCGTCCTCGGCCCGACGGGCGGCGCGTCCGCGCCGGCCGACGCGGGGCGACCCGCCGACGTTGGCGACACCGCCCGCGTCGTCGACCTCACGGCGGAGGCCGCCCGGGCGCACGCCGACCGGTTCGACGGCGAGCCGCCGCACGCTGACGACCTGGCGTCGGTCTTCCACACCGGCGGCACCACCGGCAACCCCAAGCTCGCCGCGCACACCCACCGCAACGAGGTGGTCGACGCCTGGAGCGTCGCGGCCAACACCGCTCTCGACGACGACGCGTCGATTTTCGCCGCGCTCCCGTTGTTCCACGTCAACGCCCTCGTGGTCACCCTGCTCGCGCCGATCCTGCGCGGGCAGCGGTCGGTGTGGGCCGGCCCGCTCGGCTACCGCGATCCGCACCTCTACGGCGTCTTCTGGAAGCTCGTCGAGAGCCGGCGGATCAGCACGATGAGCGCCGTGCCGACCGTGTATGCCGTCCTCGCCGGGGTGCCGGTCGACGCCGACATCTCCTCGATGCGGTTCGCCATCGTCGGCGCGGCTGCGCTGCCGCCGGGTGTGCGCTCGGCGTTCGAGACCACCACCGGCGTCACCCTCGTCGAGGGGTACGGCCTCACCGAGGCCACCTGCGCGAGCGCGCGCGGCTTCGCCGCCCACCCGCGGCCCGGCACGGTGGGCCAGCGGCTGCCCTATCAGGATTTGAAGACCGTGCGGATCGAGGACGACGGCAGCTGGACCGACCTGCCCGCGGGCAGCAGCGGCACCCTCGTCATCACTGGCCCGACGGTGTTCCCCGGCTACGTCACCGGCCGCGAGCCGGGCGGACGGCTGATCGTGGAGGGTCTCGGCAAGCTGCGCGACGGCTGGCTCGACACCGGTGACCTCGCACGGGTCGACGACGACGGCTTCATCCACCTGGTGGGACGTGCGAAGGACCTCATCGTGCGCGGCGGCCACAACCTCGACCCCGCGGTCGTCGAGGAGGCGTTGCTCGCCCACCCCGCCGTCACCGGTGCGGCCGCGGTCGGGATGCCCGATCTGCACTCGGGCGAGGTGCCCGTCGCCTACGTCAGCGTCGCCGAGCCGGTCGCCGGCGGTGACCTGCGCGCGTGGGCCGCCGGCCGGGTGCCGGAGCCGGCCGCGGCGCCCAAGGCGGTGTACGTCGTCGACGCCATACCGATGACGTCGGTCGGCAAGATCCACAAGGTCCCGCTGCGGCTCGACGCCACGTGTCGTGCGGTGCGCGCCGCGCTCGCGGCGGCCGGAGCCGACGACGGCATCGAGGATGTCCGTGCCGAGCTCGGTGAGGACGGGGTCGTCGTCACCCTCGTGCCCCGGGCGGGCGACGGGCCGCAGGTCTCCGACGCCGAGGTCACCGCCGCACTCGCCGGGTTCGCCCTGGCCTGGAGAGTGCTGCAGCCATGA
- a CDS encoding fumarylacetoacetate hydrolase family protein — protein sequence MTTSVLRTADAWWVLTADGTAARVATDAVTTGQLLADRAAVDAAAAGPGGTAVASLDLVSPVTAPCRVVAQMTNYVSHVEDSGMNPETVPLTFFRKTSGSISGPTDDIVRPEHVRFLDYEIELGLVIGEPLTVGDTVTSSTWTRHVAGLVITNDVSARDVQLPKTQFFEAKSYPTFTPVGPVLLLLDDAELRRLPELRLRLTVDGQVRQDSTCLDMIYSPEQALAALARFQRLDTGDLLLTGTPGGTALKAPPRPVELIGALLPPALKWRKFFQSQAKNPHYLQDGDRLELTIATPDGALDLGTQRTTVRHS from the coding sequence ATGACTACCTCCGTTCTGCGCACCGCCGACGCCTGGTGGGTGCTCACCGCCGACGGCACCGCCGCCCGGGTCGCGACCGACGCGGTCACGACCGGGCAGCTTCTCGCCGACCGCGCCGCGGTCGACGCCGCCGCGGCCGGCCCCGGCGGGACCGCCGTCGCGAGCCTCGACCTGGTCTCCCCCGTCACGGCCCCATGCCGGGTCGTCGCGCAGATGACCAACTACGTCAGCCACGTCGAGGACTCGGGCATGAACCCCGAGACGGTGCCGTTGACCTTCTTCCGCAAGACGTCCGGCTCGATCAGCGGCCCCACCGACGACATCGTCCGGCCGGAGCACGTCCGCTTCCTCGACTACGAGATCGAGCTCGGCCTGGTCATCGGCGAGCCCCTCACGGTCGGTGACACCGTCACCTCGTCCACCTGGACCCGTCACGTGGCCGGCCTCGTCATCACCAACGACGTCTCGGCCCGTGACGTCCAGTTGCCCAAGACCCAGTTCTTCGAGGCCAAGTCCTACCCGACCTTCACCCCGGTCGGCCCGGTCCTGTTGCTGCTCGACGACGCCGAGCTCCGGCGGCTGCCCGAGCTGCGGCTGCGCCTCACGGTCGACGGCCAGGTGCGCCAGGACAGCACCTGCCTCGACATGATCTACAGCCCCGAGCAGGCCCTCGCCGCACTGGCTCGCTTCCAGCGCCTGGACACCGGCGACCTGCTGCTGACGGGCACGCCGGGCGGCACCGCGCTCAAGGCACCGCCGCGGCCGGTCGAGCTGATCGGCGCGCTGCTGCCGCCGGCGCTGAAGTGGCGCAAGTTCTTCCAGTCCCAGGCCAAGAATCCCCACTATCTCCAGGACGGCGACCGCCTCGAGCTCACGATCGCCACCCCGGACGGCGCACTCGACCTGGGCACGCAGCGGACCACGGTCAGGCACTCGTGA
- a CDS encoding dihydrolipoyl dehydrogenase family protein, with product MRVLVVGGGPAGLTAALHAAELGAEVTLVERHQVGGTALSRGPAPVRALARAARLARDWESWPAFGLTGPRPEIDVGAALANADRVARYAYEGKRLADHLRAGAVSLAENTGDLRFVGTHTIAADDGRTWSADRIILAIGGRPGRLDVPGAELAITYEDARAITRIPTSACIVGTSDTGCQLASILHGFGCQDTLIGAAPRLLPRADHAISVGLASAFTARGMTVVTGASVDQLDARPGGMQVCLSLRDGTPRVVDVQRTITAVGWPGNADLVDAAAAGVVTDRGYVVVDEHLQSSAPHIFACGDVDGNSMLVSSAVHEGRVAAENAVLGPTRGVTHEVVPVGSFTDPEYGMVGLTEEQARQRYPCEVAVARYDDLLRPIADGRPNGFCKLIIDTQERRIVGAHVLGEYSAEVIQVAATSMAAGMRIEAVAEMEFAFPTFAEGISQAAQMLVRRLGKRPMPVTWSRRAASGTV from the coding sequence ATGCGTGTCCTCGTCGTCGGTGGCGGGCCGGCCGGGTTGACGGCGGCCCTGCACGCGGCGGAGCTCGGTGCGGAGGTGACCCTCGTCGAGCGTCACCAGGTCGGCGGGACCGCGCTCAGCCGGGGACCGGCCCCGGTGCGGGCCCTGGCTCGTGCTGCCCGGCTGGCCCGCGACTGGGAGTCGTGGCCGGCATTCGGCCTGACCGGTCCCCGTCCGGAGATCGACGTCGGTGCAGCGTTGGCCAACGCCGATCGCGTCGCGCGTTACGCCTACGAGGGCAAGCGTCTCGCCGACCACCTGCGGGCCGGTGCGGTCTCCCTCGCGGAAAACACCGGCGACCTCCGCTTCGTCGGGACTCACACGATCGCCGCAGACGACGGTCGAACCTGGAGCGCCGACCGGATCATCCTCGCCATCGGCGGCCGCCCTGGGCGGTTGGACGTGCCCGGGGCCGAGCTCGCGATCACCTACGAAGACGCTCGCGCGATCACCCGCATCCCCACGAGTGCCTGCATCGTCGGCACGTCCGACACCGGCTGCCAGCTCGCCTCGATCCTGCACGGCTTCGGCTGCCAGGACACCCTGATCGGCGCGGCGCCGCGACTGCTTCCGCGGGCCGATCACGCGATCTCCGTCGGCCTCGCGTCGGCCTTCACGGCACGTGGCATGACGGTCGTGACCGGCGCCTCCGTGGACCAGCTCGACGCTCGACCCGGTGGCATGCAGGTCTGCCTGTCACTGCGCGACGGGACGCCAAGGGTCGTCGACGTCCAGCGCACCATTACCGCAGTCGGCTGGCCAGGCAACGCCGACCTCGTCGACGCGGCGGCTGCCGGGGTCGTCACCGATCGCGGCTATGTCGTCGTCGACGAGCACCTGCAGTCCTCGGCGCCGCACATCTTCGCCTGCGGCGACGTCGACGGGAACAGCATGCTCGTCTCGAGCGCCGTCCACGAGGGCCGCGTCGCGGCGGAGAACGCCGTGCTAGGACCGACGCGAGGCGTCACCCACGAGGTCGTCCCCGTCGGCAGCTTCACCGACCCGGAGTACGGCATGGTCGGCCTGACCGAGGAACAAGCTCGGCAACGCTACCCCTGCGAGGTGGCGGTCGCTCGCTACGACGATCTCCTGCGGCCTATCGCCGACGGTCGCCCCAACGGCTTCTGCAAGCTGATCATCGACACGCAAGAGCGCCGCATCGTCGGCGCCCACGTCCTCGGCGAGTACTCCGCCGAGGTCATCCAGGTCGCCGCGACGAGCATGGCTGCGGGCATGCGCATCGAGGCGGTCGCTGAGATGGAATTCGCGTTTCCGACCTTCGCCGAAGGGATCAGCCAGGCGGCCCAGATGCTCGTCCGCCGCCTCGGGAAGCGCCCGATGCCAGTGACGTGGAGTCGACGAGCAGCTTCCGGCACGGTGTGA
- a CDS encoding bifunctional 3-(3-hydroxy-phenyl)propionate/3-hydroxycinnamic acid hydroxylase, whose translation MTATGRGPDVIVVGAGPTGVVAASLLAAYGVRCLVLDRWHEAYPQPRAVHLDDEIYRILGRLGLADDFAAISRPARGLRLIDRQHRTLAEFSRDRLVGVHGYPQANMFDQPELEQLLRTRLAREDAVRFVGGAEVTAVANVAHGRAEVTYRDTGSGTEHRTTAAFVLGCDGANSVVRSAIGARMVDKGFEQRWLVVDVETGVPIDAWEGVHQLCDTHRAGTYMRIGDRRYRWEFRLLDGETAADFGDLDAIRPLIAPWTGPCDAADLTLRRVTDYTFRAQVADRWQDRRVLLLGDAAHLTPPFIGQGMGAGLRDALNLTWKIAGVLRGDLPEQWLATYETERTRHAAELIRTAILLGRAMTQGGRAGDLARRLIAPRLASARGLRAFVNDAASPRLHGNTPALHTRRDRLAGSLCPNAVIGPDDAADRQPRFDDVALGRYVLVCRGTLGQHDRALVAQRGALVLDAAEGTALHAWLHDHHVMAALVRPDGTVARSGRASDLARAVPAYSPVHVIQNSN comes from the coding sequence ATGACCGCGACCGGCCGTGGGCCCGACGTCATCGTGGTCGGCGCGGGCCCCACCGGGGTCGTCGCCGCGTCCCTGCTCGCCGCGTATGGCGTGCGGTGCCTGGTGCTGGACCGCTGGCACGAGGCCTACCCGCAACCGCGGGCGGTGCACCTCGACGACGAGATCTACCGCATCCTCGGCCGGCTGGGACTCGCGGACGACTTCGCTGCCATCTCCCGACCCGCGCGAGGGCTGCGCCTGATCGACCGGCAGCACCGCACCCTCGCCGAGTTCAGCCGCGACCGGCTCGTCGGGGTGCACGGCTACCCGCAGGCCAATATGTTCGACCAGCCGGAGCTGGAGCAGCTGCTGCGCACCCGGCTGGCCCGCGAGGACGCGGTGCGGTTCGTCGGCGGCGCGGAGGTCACGGCGGTGGCAAACGTCGCCCACGGGCGAGCCGAGGTCACCTACCGCGACACCGGGTCCGGCACCGAACACCGCACCACCGCGGCGTTCGTCCTCGGCTGCGACGGTGCCAACAGTGTCGTGCGCTCGGCGATCGGTGCCCGGATGGTCGACAAGGGCTTCGAGCAGCGGTGGCTGGTCGTCGACGTGGAGACCGGGGTGCCGATCGACGCGTGGGAGGGCGTGCACCAGCTCTGCGACACCCACCGCGCCGGCACCTACATGCGCATCGGCGACCGGCGCTATCGCTGGGAGTTCCGCCTCCTCGACGGCGAGACCGCCGCCGACTTCGGCGACCTCGACGCCATCCGCCCACTCATCGCGCCGTGGACCGGACCGTGCGATGCCGCCGACCTGACGCTGCGCCGAGTGACCGACTACACCTTCCGCGCCCAGGTCGCCGACCGGTGGCAGGACCGCCGGGTCTTGCTCCTCGGCGACGCCGCCCACCTCACTCCGCCCTTCATCGGCCAGGGGATGGGCGCAGGGCTGCGCGACGCCCTCAACCTGACCTGGAAGATCGCGGGCGTCCTGCGCGGCGACCTGCCCGAGCAGTGGCTCGCGACCTACGAGACCGAACGCACCCGGCACGCCGCCGAGCTCATCCGCACCGCCATCCTCCTCGGACGTGCCATGACCCAGGGCGGCCGGGCCGGCGACCTCGCGCGCCGCCTGATCGCACCACGCCTGGCATCCGCCCGCGGCCTGCGGGCGTTCGTCAACGACGCGGCGTCGCCGCGGCTGCACGGCAACACCCCGGCGCTGCACACCCGCCGCGACCGGCTGGCCGGGTCACTCTGCCCCAACGCCGTCATCGGCCCGGACGACGCGGCGGACCGGCAGCCTCGCTTCGACGACGTCGCACTGGGGCGTTACGTGCTCGTCTGCCGGGGAACACTCGGGCAGCACGACCGGGCGCTGGTCGCGCAGCGGGGTGCGCTCGTGCTCGACGCCGCCGAGGGCACCGCGCTGCACGCATGGCTGCACGACCACCACGTCATGGCCGCGCTCGTCC